The genomic interval ATGGAGTTTGGATCTTGAGGAAGTTGCTGAATGCGACTTGATAATTGAAGCTATTGTTGAAAATTATCAGCTGAAAAGAATTTTATTCAAAAAGTTAGATGAAATTGCCAATCCGGAGACAATTTTTGTTTCCAATACATCAACTTTAAGCTTAACTGAAATTGCGGAAGTTACAAACAGAAGAGATAAAATTATCGGCATGCATTTCTTGAATCCGGTTCCAAAAGTTCCTTTGGTTGAGCTTGTAAAAGGAATGGATACTTCTGATGATACCGTTTTGAAATCGAAAAAATTTGCCCGCAAAATTGGTAAAACCGCAATTGAAGTTTATGAATATCCGGGATTTGTTACAACAAGAGCAATTGTTCCTTTACTAAATGAAGCCATGCACATTTTACTTGAAGGAATTGCTTCGGCGAAAGATATTGATATTGCCATGAAACTTGGTTACAATTTTAAAATGGGTCCCTTGGAATTAGCAGATTCAATGGGATTAGACGAAGTTTTAACTTGGATGGAGCAGTTATGGAAAAAATTGGGCGAACCGAGATATAGACCATGTCCGCTGCTAAGAAAATTGGTAAGAGAACGAAAACTTGGAAAAAAATCGAAAGAAGGATTTTTCAAGTATGACGACGATGGAAATATTATAGAATAAATTAAGGAAATTTTAGTTGAAAATTTTAGTATTAAATTGCGGAAGTTCGTCTATCAAATACCAATTGATTGAAACGAATACAAAAGATGCGCTTGCAAAAGGAATGATTGAAAGAATTGGAATGAGCAGCGCTGTTCTTACACATGAGCCTAAAGGCAAAGAAAAAATTAGAATTGTTGGTGAAATTTTGGATCACTCAATTGCTATGGAATATGTAATTGCGGTTTTATTGAGTCCAAACCATGGAGTAATTTCTAACAAGAATGAAATTGACGCCGTTGGTCATAGAGTTGTGCACGGCGGTGAAGATTTCAGCGGATCTGTATTAATTACCGATGATGTACTGAAAGCATTGCGCGAAAATATTGAATTAGCACCTCTGCATAATCCGCCGAATTTAAAGGGAATTGCAGCCGCAAAAGAGCATCTTCCAAATATTCCGCAGTGCGGTGTATTCGATACGGCTTTTCATATGTCAATGCCGCCTCATGCTTACTTATACGGAATTCCATTTAAACTTTACAAAAGGTATAAAATAAGAAGATATGGATTTCACGGAACGTCTCATCGTTATGTTTCACAAAGAGCCGCTGATATATTGGGAAAACCTTACGAGGAATTAAAAATAATTACTGCTCATCTTGGAAACGGCGCAAGTATGGCCGCAATAAAAAATGGAAAGTCCATTGATACATCGATGGGATTTACACCGTTGGAAGGTTTGCTGATGGGAACAAGAAGCGGTGATCTTGATCCTTCAATTATTACATACATTATGGGAAAAGAAGAACTCTCAATTTCTGAAGCGAATACAATGCTTAATAAGCACAGCGGACTTGTAGGAATTAGCGGTGAGAGCAGCGATATGCGAGAAATTGAACAAGCTGTTGCCGAAGGCGATAAAAAAGCGACTTATGCTTTCGATGTATTTACATACAGACTCAAAAAATACGTTGCATCGAATGCAGCTGCTTTAGGCGGTTTGGATGCTTTGGTATTTACCGGCGGAATTGGCGAAAATTCCGTAAAAGTAAGAAAAGATGTTTGCAGTAATTTAGATTTTCTTGGAATTCAATTGGATGATGAACTAAATAAAAACGCAAAAGGTGAATGTATAGTGACGAAACCAAATTCACCGGTTAAGGTTTTAAGAATTCCTACAAACGAGGAATTGGTTATTGCTCTTGATACAGAGCAAATTGTTAATAGAAATTAACAAGGGAATTGAGTTTGAATTTAAGTTTACAAAATAAAGTTGTTCTAGTTACTGCCGCAAGTACCGGAATTGGCAGAGCAGTTGCCGAACTTTTTCTTCAAGAAAATTGCAGTGTAGTAATCTGCTCAAGCAATACGGAAAAATTAAAGCATACCGCCGCGGAAATTAAGGAAAAATTTAACCGCGAGGTTTTATACATTAAATGCGATATAAATAAAAAAGAAGAAATTGAAAATACTGTTTCATTTGTAATTGAGAAATTTGGCAGATTGGATATTTTGGTAAATAATTGCGGCGGACCCGTTCCCGGTTACTTTGAAACACTTTCTGAAGAAAATTGGAATTTTGCTTTTGATCAAGTATTAAAAAGCGCCGTTAGATTTACAAAATTAGCGCTTCCTAAAATGAAAGAGAATAATTGGGGAAGAATAATTAATATCACATCAATTTCAGTAAAACAGCCAATCGATAATTTACTTCTTTCAAACGCGTTTAGAAGCGCGGTTACCGCGTTTGCAAAAACGTTATCAAATCAAGTTGGACAATTTAATATAACGGTAAATAATGTTGCGCCTGGTTTAACATTAACGGGAAGATTGGAAGAACTTGCAAAAGTAAGAGCAAATGAAGCTAAAATTTCTAAAGATGAAATGATAATTAAAATGGCAAATGATATTCCTTTGAAAAGACTGGCTAAGCCGGAAGAAATTGCTTCCGCGGTTGTTTATTTGGCTTCCGAAATCGGCGGTTATGTTAATGGTCAAACCATTGTTGTTGATGGCGGACTTAATAAATCGACTTATTGATTTTGCTCAGTTTGTTCTGTTTTTTTCTTGATTTAAATTATTGTAAATTGCTTTCCCAGTAAATCTAAATAATTAAAAATTTTCCTCATAAGTAGAGGACATTAAAATGATAAAAGAGCTTGAGCTTTCCGTCCTTCCGGATTTTATTAACGATTACGATTATCTTAAAAAACTTTCCGCGGAAAATCTAAAATTAAATACTAATGAAATTGATTCAATTTTGATTCTAAAGAAATCAATTGATTCCAGAAGACGAACTGTATTCAGAATAAAAATAAATGTCTTTATAAATGAAACGCCCAAAGAAATTAATTCAAATTTTCAATTCAATCCGGTAAACAAAAATAAAAAAGTTATAATTATTGGAAGCGGTCCGGCTGGTTTATTTTCTGCTCTAAAATTTATTGAGTCAGGCGTAAAACCAATAATTTTCGAGCGTGGAAAAAATGTTAGAGATCGCAGATTTGATTTAAAATCCGTAATGAAGAATGGAATTGTAAATGAAGATTCAAATTACTGTTTTGGTGAAGGCGGCGCGGGCACTTACAGCGACGGAAAATTATATACCAGATCAAACAAAAGAGGGAATGTAAACAGAATATTGGATTTACTGATCTATCATGGAGCAAATAAAGAAATCGCTGTTGACGCACATCCGCATATCGGTTCAAACAAATTACCTAAAATAATTCAAAATATTAGAGAAACAATTTTAAACTGTAACGGAGAAATTCATTTTAATTCTAAAGTTACGGATTTCATTTTAGCGGAAAAAAAAATCATAGGTGTAGTTGTAAATAATTCAGAAGAATACTATGCAGATTCTGTAATAGTAGCAACCGGACATTCGGCACGAGATATTTATGAAATATTTAAAAAGCATAATTTGAAATTGGACGCAAAGCCTTTTGCGGTTGGTGTAAGGATTGAACATCCGCAAGAACTTATCGATTCAATTCAATATCATTCAAAAATTAGACATGAAAATTTACCGGCCGCCAATTACAGTTTAGCTTGCCAAGTAAATAATAAAGGCGTTTACTCATTTTGTATGTGTCCAGGGGGAATAATAATTCCGGCTTCTACAAATCAAAATGAATTGGTTTTGAACGGAATGTCTGTTTCCAAAAGAAATTCACCATATGCGAACAGCGGAATTGTTGTTGAGGTAAACGAAAAAGATTGGCAACATTTGACTCATTTTAAGGAATTCGCCGGATTAAAATTTCAGCAGGAATTGGAAATTTCTGCTTATCAATTTGGTGGAGGAAAACAATCAGCGCCGGCTCAAAGATTGACTGATTTTACAAATAACAAAAATTCAAAAAGTTTACCAAAATCATCATATATTCCGGGTTTAAAGTCAGCTAATTTAAATGAACTTTTTCCAAAACAAATCTCCGATAGTTTGAAAAAATCATTAATGGAATTCAACAAAAAAATGAAAGGATTTTATACGGAAGAAGCGCAAATTTTAGCGATTGAATCGAGAACAAGCTCTCCCATTAGAATCCCGAGAAACTCTGAAACACTAATGCATGTTGAAATTGAAGGATTATTTCCGGCAGGGGAAGGAGCCGGATATGCGGGCGGAATAGTTTCTGCCGCTGTTGATGGTGAAAGATGTGCGGAAAAATCCGCATCATATTTAACACAAAAATGAAGAGAAAATAAAATTCATTCTCTTCATTAATTTCTCAATTTATTTAGATACCTATTTCTTCGATCTAAAATTTAAAAGCAAGTTTCTATTTTTCTAATGCTTTTTCAATTGCTTCTTCAACCAATGGTTCCATAATTTTATATCCATCAACATTTGGATGAACTCCGTCTTCAGATAATTCTATTGGAAGACCATTTCTTTCGTCAGTCATTGCGGAAAAATAATCCAAATAAATTACGTCATTTTGATCCGCATAATCTTTGATCATTTTATTTAATGCTGGTATTTTTTCATTTGGATTTACACCCGGTTTCCAAGGATAATCAAAAGCCGGAAGTATGGAAGATAGAATAACTTTAATTCCATTGGCCTTAGCAATATCTGTCATTGATTTCAAATTATCCAAAATCATTTCCAAAGTTGAGGGACCGGTATTTCCAGCTATGTCATTTGTTCCGGCAAGAATAACAACAACCTTTGGTTTTAAATCAACAACATCTTGCCTAAATCTTAACACCATCTGCGGCGTTGTTTGTCCGCTAATTCCTCGGTTAACATATGGTTTACCTTCAAAGAATTCCGGACATTGTTCAATCCATCCTTGTGTTATTGAATTCCCCATGAACACAACTCTATTTTCGTCCGGTTTTGGCAAAGTTAAATTTTCATTTTCACTCTTAAATCTATTTAAATTTGCCCAATCCTGCGAGTAAATATTGTCTGTAATCATAATGCCTAAAATTGTTATGAATAAAATTTTTACTAATTTCATTTTTACACTCCGTTTTTTATTTTCTAAATTTAAGATTGAAATCAAAATATGTAATTGCTCTCCAAAGCCATTCAAAAGGACCGTAGTGAAAATGTTTAAACCAAAAATTAGATATCGCAATTTGAAGGCTGACGAAAATTATTCCATAAATTAAACTCCAAGTCGAACCCAAATATCTGTATAAACCAAATCCAAAATTATAAAATAATGTTACGCCAATTAATGATTGAAATAAATAGTTTGATAAACTCATTCTTCCAAAATTGGACAGCAGACGAAATACTGTTGCATCTTTAAATTTTAAGTTGATAAGGCAAAAAGCAATTATTATCAATCCCGTATAAACTAAATTTGTATATGATTGCAAAACCTTACCAAAAATATTTTTGGAGGTTTCTGTTAAATTTTCAGCTACTCCCGAAGTTGAAATAAAACCTAATAACATTGCGGCAATAAGTCCGAAAATTAATGATTTTATTAAGAATCCTTTGTTTGTTTCAAGATTATTAAAGAATTTTCTTCTGCCCAGAATCAATCCGACTAAAAATAAACCGATCAATTGAAGAATTCTTCCGTTGTAAATTGTCCAACCCCAAACTGCAATTCGTCCATTCCAATTATTATATTTGATTACATCTATTAAATTTCCAGTAGCGTAAGTCTTTGCTCCTATTTCCCACAGTCCGGAACCTAATGATTCTGTATAAACATAATTTTGATAAATAAGAGAATTTACCAAATGGTAAAATAAAGGGATTTGGACAAAAAGCAGTAATGCGGTAATTAGTAAAGTTTTATTACTGAATTTATTAAAAATAATTAGAGGAAAACCTAACAAAGCGTAAATATGCAGAATATCTCCTTCGTAAAAAAGAGAGTGGATAAAACCAAAAATAAATAAAATAGTGAGTCTCCATAAAAACCGTTTGGAAAAATCAATTCCTCTTTGTTTGTTTCTTTCCATTTGAATGAAAAAACTAATGCCGAACATAAGTGCAAAAATCGAATATGCTTTTCCGCTAATCAAAAGAAAAACCAAATCCATAATTTTTGCGTCGAATTCAGCGGAAAATAATAAATTAATTTGTGGAGGATAGAAAAAATCAAAATGTTCCACAGAATGGATCAGCACAATTCCTAAAAGAGCAAAACCGCGCAGAGCATCAACTATCAGAATTCGATTATTATTAATCATTTCAAATTAGAAATTCAACAAAGAGAAAGTTATAAAAATCAAAAAAACGTTTAAATATTTTTAGTGAAATAAAGCATTTATAATTTTAAATAATTAGAATATAATAAAACATAACAATTTATTTTTGGATACTTCACTTAATGATTTATTTCATTAAAACAATTAGTGTTCTCTAAATTTAAATCCTAATTCGGTTATCAATATCTTCGCTTTTTCGGCAACATCTTTTGATTCAAATGAAATTCTAAAAGTACCGCCGTTACCTTCTCTAATTTTCAGTAGCTCAATATCTTTAATGTTTATATTGTTTTCAAAAAGTTTGGTGGAAATTTTACTTATTACACCCGGCTCATCTTTTACGAAAATGAAAATATCGTAAATTGGTGTTAAAAATCCTTTGCTGTTTTTTGGAATCTCATCTCTATGCTTTCTGGCTGAATTAAAATAATTTTCAATATAATTCAATTCATTATTTTTAATCCATTTTTTTAATTTCATTAATTCAATTTCAAATCCGTCTATAGCATTTAAAATTTGATTTTTATTTTTAACAATTACTGATTCCCAGATCTTAAAATCGCTTGAAGCAATTCTTGTCATATCTCTAAAACCGCCGGCTGCTAAATCTAAAAAATTATAGTCTTCAGTTTTTACGCTTGCGGTATTAACCAATGA from Ignavibacteriota bacterium carries:
- a CDS encoding NAD(P)-binding domain-containing protein, whose translation is MEEKKLKLEDLLGETPATENKDQIEYVAIIGAGVMGQGIAQTIASSGLDVIIIEKDQKNLELAKEKIQNSMRYEIERWAMTESEMKSILSRIRWSLDLEEVAECDLIIEAIVENYQLKRILFKKLDEIANPETIFVSNTSTLSLTEIAEVTNRRDKIIGMHFLNPVPKVPLVELVKGMDTSDDTVLKSKKFARKIGKTAIEVYEYPGFVTTRAIVPLLNEAMHILLEGIASAKDIDIAMKLGYNFKMGPLELADSMGLDEVLTWMEQLWKKLGEPRYRPCPLLRKLVRERKLGKKSKEGFFKYDDDGNIIE
- a CDS encoding acetate kinase, with product MKILVLNCGSSSIKYQLIETNTKDALAKGMIERIGMSSAVLTHEPKGKEKIRIVGEILDHSIAMEYVIAVLLSPNHGVISNKNEIDAVGHRVVHGGEDFSGSVLITDDVLKALRENIELAPLHNPPNLKGIAAAKEHLPNIPQCGVFDTAFHMSMPPHAYLYGIPFKLYKRYKIRRYGFHGTSHRYVSQRAADILGKPYEELKIITAHLGNGASMAAIKNGKSIDTSMGFTPLEGLLMGTRSGDLDPSIITYIMGKEELSISEANTMLNKHSGLVGISGESSDMREIEQAVAEGDKKATYAFDVFTYRLKKYVASNAAALGGLDALVFTGGIGENSVKVRKDVCSNLDFLGIQLDDELNKNAKGECIVTKPNSPVKVLRIPTNEELVIALDTEQIVNRN
- a CDS encoding SDR family oxidoreductase, giving the protein MNLSLQNKVVLVTAASTGIGRAVAELFLQENCSVVICSSNTEKLKHTAAEIKEKFNREVLYIKCDINKKEEIENTVSFVIEKFGRLDILVNNCGGPVPGYFETLSEENWNFAFDQVLKSAVRFTKLALPKMKENNWGRIINITSISVKQPIDNLLLSNAFRSAVTAFAKTLSNQVGQFNITVNNVAPGLTLTGRLEELAKVRANEAKISKDEMIIKMANDIPLKRLAKPEEIASAVVYLASEIGGYVNGQTIVVDGGLNKSTY
- a CDS encoding FAD-dependent oxidoreductase, which translates into the protein MIKELELSVLPDFINDYDYLKKLSAENLKLNTNEIDSILILKKSIDSRRRTVFRIKINVFINETPKEINSNFQFNPVNKNKKVIIIGSGPAGLFSALKFIESGVKPIIFERGKNVRDRRFDLKSVMKNGIVNEDSNYCFGEGGAGTYSDGKLYTRSNKRGNVNRILDLLIYHGANKEIAVDAHPHIGSNKLPKIIQNIRETILNCNGEIHFNSKVTDFILAEKKIIGVVVNNSEEYYADSVIVATGHSARDIYEIFKKHNLKLDAKPFAVGVRIEHPQELIDSIQYHSKIRHENLPAANYSLACQVNNKGVYSFCMCPGGIIIPASTNQNELVLNGMSVSKRNSPYANSGIVVEVNEKDWQHLTHFKEFAGLKFQQELEISAYQFGGGKQSAPAQRLTDFTNNKNSKSLPKSSYIPGLKSANLNELFPKQISDSLKKSLMEFNKKMKGFYTEEAQILAIESRTSSPIRIPRNSETLMHVEIEGLFPAGEGAGYAGGIVSAAVDGERCAEKSASYLTQK
- a CDS encoding SGNH/GDSL hydrolase family protein: MKLVKILFITILGIMITDNIYSQDWANLNRFKSENENLTLPKPDENRVVFMGNSITQGWIEQCPEFFEGKPYVNRGISGQTTPQMVLRFRQDVVDLKPKVVVILAGTNDIAGNTGPSTLEMILDNLKSMTDIAKANGIKVILSSILPAFDYPWKPGVNPNEKIPALNKMIKDYADQNDVIYLDYFSAMTDERNGLPIELSEDGVHPNVDGYKIMEPLVEEAIEKALEK
- a CDS encoding DUF418 domain-containing protein, yielding MINNNRILIVDALRGFALLGIVLIHSVEHFDFFYPPQINLLFSAEFDAKIMDLVFLLISGKAYSIFALMFGISFFIQMERNKQRGIDFSKRFLWRLTILFIFGFIHSLFYEGDILHIYALLGFPLIIFNKFSNKTLLITALLLFVQIPLFYHLVNSLIYQNYVYTESLGSGLWEIGAKTYATGNLIDVIKYNNWNGRIAVWGWTIYNGRILQLIGLFLVGLILGRRKFFNNLETNKGFLIKSLIFGLIAAMLLGFISTSGVAENLTETSKNIFGKVLQSYTNLVYTGLIIIAFCLINLKFKDATVFRLLSNFGRMSLSNYLFQSLIGVTLFYNFGFGLYRYLGSTWSLIYGIIFVSLQIAISNFWFKHFHYGPFEWLWRAITYFDFNLKFRK